Proteins found in one Zea mays cultivar B73 chromosome 1, Zm-B73-REFERENCE-NAM-5.0, whole genome shotgun sequence genomic segment:
- the LOC100272997 gene encoding uncharacterized isoform X1 codes for MEDSSLFLQWAMSTLRHEQQPAAAVNDDCSSEATFPSLQALREASHAAEMVQELIGEAPANSWSSGDTTDGSIGGNSNSVPGPAAAAMEHDVWPAASSKTSPARRALSRSSSDTNPPVSWNFSAAASAQLAGSADGMLPEFAPKSALPPDQAYGSPRARRAGLKSLAGSMSSAAYAQDHIIAERKRREKINQRFIELSTVIPGLKKMDKATILSDATKYVKELHGKLKDLEAGGSNRRKSIETVVLVKRPCLHAAPAPDDDASPLSASSGTPAETKTQLPEIEARFAENSVMVRIHCEDGKGVAVKVLAEVEELHLSIIHANVLPFVEGTLIITITAKVEEGFTVSAGEIVGRLNSALLHNNEHNRCCNIADE; via the exons ATGGAGGACTCGAGCCTGTTCCTGCAGTGGGCGATGAGCACGCTGCGGCATGAGCAACAACCCGCGGCAGCCGTCAACGACGACTGCAGCAGCGAGGCAACGTTCCCCTCACTCCAAGCGCTCCGCGAGGCCTCGCATGCGGCCGAGATGGTCCAGGAGCTGATCGGAGAAGCCCCAGCGAACAGCTGGAGCTCGGGCGACACCACCGACGGCAGCATAGGAGGCAACAGCAACTCGGTCCCTGGCCCTGCTGCGGCGGCCATGGAGCACGATGTCTGGCCTGCTGCGTCGTCGAAGACCTCTCCGGCCAGGCGCGCCTTGAGCAGGAGCAGCAGCGACACCAACCCTCCCGTGAGCTGGAACTTCAGCGCCGCAGCCTCGGCACAGCTGGCCGGCAGCGCCGACGGCATGCTGCCGGAATTCGCCCCCAAGAGCGCCCTACCGCCGGACCAAGCGTACGGATCACCGCGGGCAAGGAGAGCCGGCTTGAAGAGCCTGGCGGGATCCatgtcgtcggcggcgtacgctcAAGACCACATCATCGCGGAGCGGAAGCGGAGGGAGAAGATCAACCAGCGGTTCATCGAGCTCTCCACCGTGATCCCAGGCCTCAAGAAG ATGGACAAGGCAACGATCCTTTCAGACGCGACCAAGTATGTGAAAGAACTCCATGGAAAGCTCAAGGACCTGGAGGCTGGCGGCAGCAACCGGCGCAAGAGCATCGAGACGGTGGTGCTCGTCAAAAGGCCGTGCCTCCATGCTGCGCCCGCGCCGGACGACGATGCCTCCCCATTGTCAGCGTCGTCAGGCACGCCGGCTGAGACGAAGACGCAGCTGCCGGAGATCGAGGCCCGGTTCGCTGAGAATAGCGTCATGGTGAGGATCCACTGCGAGGACGGCAAGGGGGTGGCCGTGAAGGTGCTCGCCGAGGTCGAGGAGCTCCATCTAAGCATAATCCATGCCAACGTCCTGCCCTTCGTAGAGGGCACTCTCATCATAACCATCACGGCAAAG GTGGAGGAGGGCTTTACCGTATCTGCGGGGGAGATCGTTGGCAGACTCAACTCTGCACTACTGCACAACAACGAGCATAATAGATGCTGCAACATCGCTGATGAGTGA